A portion of the uncultured Draconibacterium sp. genome contains these proteins:
- a CDS encoding PspC domain-containing protein has product MTSKRLYRSNNKVLGGVLAGFAEYFSVDVVLVRVIYVLLSLFSAGFPGLLVYIIFWAVTPEKPFDPLNPDINS; this is encoded by the coding sequence ATGACATCAAAACGTTTATATCGCTCGAACAACAAAGTGTTGGGAGGAGTATTGGCAGGATTTGCCGAATATTTTTCGGTTGACGTGGTTTTGGTACGCGTAATTTATGTGCTTTTATCGCTTTTTTCTGCCGGTTTTCCGGGATTGCTGGTTTACATCATATTTTGGGCAGTAACACCCGAAAAACCTTTCGATCCTCTTAATCCTGATATTAATTCGTAA